The Excalfactoria chinensis isolate bCotChi1 chromosome 10, bCotChi1.hap2, whole genome shotgun sequence genome has a segment encoding these proteins:
- the GRAMD2A gene encoding GRAM domain-containing protein 2A isoform X2: MTAPGSAGPPDSAAPMHERAAPPRSPQPMPGRDSLQAAPRERSAEAPDGSIEALKEEDIKKCQREATASKYNSQYHKLFKDIPTEESVLKVCSCALQRDILIQGRLYISPNWLCFYANLFGKDIKVVIPVVSVQLIKKHKTARLLPNGLAITTTASRKYIFVSLISRDSVYDVLRRVCTHLQVSSKKSLSLKELTEEPDAVSLEVIVPEGKWRKVSPASLSLSLPDADYQCIHRTSVSSLSAKESFTSEEPLASESAINTEEELEAEQGCVAELRPSDYQLLKIFIVLICLLVVSSSYLAFRIFRLEQQLCSLNRDYLSRGHRR; this comes from the exons ATGACGGCGccgggcagcgcggggccgccGGACAG CGCCGCGCCGATGCACGAGCGGGCCGCCCCCCCGAGGAGCCCCCAGCCCATGCCGGGCCGCGACAGCCTGCAGGCGGCACCCAGGGAGCGCAGCGCGGAGGCCCCGGACGGCAG CATCGAGGCCCTGAAGGAGGAGGACATCAAGAAGTGCCAGAGGGAAGCG ACTGCCAGCAAGTACAACTCCCAGTACCACAAGCTGTTCAAGGACATCCCGACGGAGGAGAGTGTGCTGAAAG TCTGCTCCTGCGCGCTGCAGAGGGACATCCTCATCCAGGGGCGGCTTTACATCTCCCCCAACTGGCTCTGCTTCTACGCCAACCTCTTCGGGAAGGACATTAAG GTTGTGATCCCGGTGGTGTCCGTGCAGCTCATCAAGAAGCATAAGACAGCGCGGCTGCTGCCCAACGGGCTGGCCATCACCACCACTGCCAGCAGGAAG TACATCTTCGTGTCGCTGATCTCCCGTGACAGCGTGTATGACGTGCTGCGGAGGGTCTGCACACACCTGCAG GTTTCAAGTAAGAAGAGCCTGAGCCTGAAGGAGCTGACGGAGGAGCCCGATGCCGTGTCCCTG gaggtgattgtccctgAGGGCAAGTGGAGGAAGGTGTCCCCTGCCTCGCTGTCCCTGTCCCTGCCCGATGCTGACTACCAGTGCATCCACCGGACCTCTGTCAGCAGCCTCAGTGCCAAGGAGAGCTTCACCTCTGAGGAGCCCCTGGCCTCAG AAAGTGCAATAAACAcagaggaggagctggaggcagagcagggctgcgTGGCGGAGCTGAGACCCTCCGACTACCAGCTCCTCAAGATCTTCATCGTGCT GATCTGCCTGCTGGTCGTGTCCTCCTCCTACCTGGCGTTCCGCATCTTCCgcttggagcagcagctctgctccctcaACCGGGACTACCTCTCCCGCGGGCACAGGAG GTGA
- the GRAMD2A gene encoding GRAM domain-containing protein 2A isoform X1, giving the protein MTAPGSAGPPDSAAPMHERAAPPRSPQPMPGRDSLQAAPRERSAEAPDGSIEALKEEDIKKCQREATASKYNSQYHKLFKDIPTEESVLKVCSCALQRDILIQGRLYISPNWLCFYANLFGKDIKVVIPVVSVQLIKKHKTARLLPNGLAITTTASRKYIFVSLISRDSVYDVLRRVCTHLQVSSKKSLSLKELTEEPDAVSLEVIVPEGKWRKVSPASLSLSLPDADYQCIHRTSVSSLSAKESFTSEEPLASGEGCACVGMLGRRSWALGAAHADSSHLAESAINTEEELEAEQGCVAELRPSDYQLLKIFIVLICLLVVSSSYLAFRIFRLEQQLCSLNRDYLSRGHRR; this is encoded by the exons ATGACGGCGccgggcagcgcggggccgccGGACAG CGCCGCGCCGATGCACGAGCGGGCCGCCCCCCCGAGGAGCCCCCAGCCCATGCCGGGCCGCGACAGCCTGCAGGCGGCACCCAGGGAGCGCAGCGCGGAGGCCCCGGACGGCAG CATCGAGGCCCTGAAGGAGGAGGACATCAAGAAGTGCCAGAGGGAAGCG ACTGCCAGCAAGTACAACTCCCAGTACCACAAGCTGTTCAAGGACATCCCGACGGAGGAGAGTGTGCTGAAAG TCTGCTCCTGCGCGCTGCAGAGGGACATCCTCATCCAGGGGCGGCTTTACATCTCCCCCAACTGGCTCTGCTTCTACGCCAACCTCTTCGGGAAGGACATTAAG GTTGTGATCCCGGTGGTGTCCGTGCAGCTCATCAAGAAGCATAAGACAGCGCGGCTGCTGCCCAACGGGCTGGCCATCACCACCACTGCCAGCAGGAAG TACATCTTCGTGTCGCTGATCTCCCGTGACAGCGTGTATGACGTGCTGCGGAGGGTCTGCACACACCTGCAG GTTTCAAGTAAGAAGAGCCTGAGCCTGAAGGAGCTGACGGAGGAGCCCGATGCCGTGTCCCTG gaggtgattgtccctgAGGGCAAGTGGAGGAAGGTGTCCCCTGCCTCGCTGTCCCTGTCCCTGCCCGATGCTGACTACCAGTGCATCCACCGGACCTCTGTCAGCAGCCTCAGTGCCAAGGAGAGCTTCACCTCTGAGGAGCCCCTGGCCTCAGGTGAGGGCTGTGCTTGTGTGGGGAtgctgggcaggaggagctgggcatTAGGAGCTGCCCATGCTGACTCCTCTCACCTTGCAGAAAGTGCAATAAACAcagaggaggagctggaggcagagcagggctgcgTGGCGGAGCTGAGACCCTCCGACTACCAGCTCCTCAAGATCTTCATCGTGCT GATCTGCCTGCTGGTCGTGTCCTCCTCCTACCTGGCGTTCCGCATCTTCCgcttggagcagcagctctgctccctcaACCGGGACTACCTCTCCCGCGGGCACAGGAG GTGA
- the GRAMD2A gene encoding GRAM domain-containing protein 2A isoform X3: protein MTAPGSAGPPDSAAPMHERAAPPRSPQPMPGRDSLQAAPRERSAEAPDGSIEALKEEDIKKCQREATASKYNSQYHKLFKDIPTEESVLKVCSCALQRDILIQGRLYISPNWLCFYANLFGKDIKVVIPVVSVQLIKKHKTARLLPNGLAITTTASRKYIFVSLISRDSVYDVLRRVCTHLQVSSKKSLSLKELTEEPDAVSLEVIVPEGKWRKVSPASLSLSLPDADYQCIHRTSVSSLSAKESFTSEEPLASESAINTEEELEAEQGCVAELRPSDYQLLKIFIVLICLLVVSSSYLAFRIFRLEQQLCSLNRDYLSRGHRR from the exons ATGACGGCGccgggcagcgcggggccgccGGACAG CGCCGCGCCGATGCACGAGCGGGCCGCCCCCCCGAGGAGCCCCCAGCCCATGCCGGGCCGCGACAGCCTGCAGGCGGCACCCAGGGAGCGCAGCGCGGAGGCCCCGGACGGCAG CATCGAGGCCCTGAAGGAGGAGGACATCAAGAAGTGCCAGAGGGAAGCG ACTGCCAGCAAGTACAACTCCCAGTACCACAAGCTGTTCAAGGACATCCCGACGGAGGAGAGTGTGCTGAAAG TCTGCTCCTGCGCGCTGCAGAGGGACATCCTCATCCAGGGGCGGCTTTACATCTCCCCCAACTGGCTCTGCTTCTACGCCAACCTCTTCGGGAAGGACATTAAG GTTGTGATCCCGGTGGTGTCCGTGCAGCTCATCAAGAAGCATAAGACAGCGCGGCTGCTGCCCAACGGGCTGGCCATCACCACCACTGCCAGCAGGAAG TACATCTTCGTGTCGCTGATCTCCCGTGACAGCGTGTATGACGTGCTGCGGAGGGTCTGCACACACCTGCAG GTTTCAAGTAAGAAGAGCCTGAGCCTGAAGGAGCTGACGGAGGAGCCCGATGCCGTGTCCCTG gaggtgattgtccctgAGGGCAAGTGGAGGAAGGTGTCCCCTGCCTCGCTGTCCCTGTCCCTGCCCGATGCTGACTACCAGTGCATCCACCGGACCTCTGTCAGCAGCCTCAGTGCCAAGGAGAGCTTCACCTCTGAGGAGCCCCTGGCCTCAG AAAGTGCAATAAACAcagaggaggagctggaggcagagcagggctgcgTGGCGGAGCTGAGACCCTCCGACTACCAGCTCCTCAAGATCTTCATCGTGCT GATCTGCCTGCTGGTCGTGTCCTCCTCCTACCTGGCGTTCCGCATCTTCCgcttggagcagcagctctgctccctcaACCGGGACTACCTCTCCCGCGGGCACAGGAGGTGA